The Streptomyces sp. NL15-2K genome contains a region encoding:
- a CDS encoding IS5 family transposase, producing MPGDFPPWDRVYAFFRRWRDHGLVRELHDRLRGQVREKLGRDAEPTAGVIDSQSVKADAVVGSDSRGFDGGKLVNGRKRHVVVDTLGLLLAVMVTSADTGDRAAAHTLIGQVAGAHHRLALVWADGGYTGSLVEHCLAAFAMVLTIVKRSDDMRGFVVLPKRWIVERFFAHLMRTRRLVRDLERLTTSAEAMVYWSMILLMTRRLARPRPARA from the coding sequence ATGCCTGGGGATTTCCCGCCGTGGGACCGGGTCTATGCGTTCTTCCGCCGCTGGCGTGACCATGGCCTGGTCCGCGAGCTCCATGACCGGCTGCGCGGACAGGTCCGCGAGAAGCTGGGCCGGGACGCGGAGCCGACGGCCGGGGTGATCGACTCGCAGTCGGTCAAGGCAGATGCCGTCGTCGGATCGGACAGCCGCGGCTTCGACGGCGGCAAGCTGGTCAACGGGCGCAAGCGGCACGTCGTGGTCGACACCCTCGGCCTGCTGCTCGCGGTGATGGTCACGAGCGCGGACACCGGCGACCGCGCTGCCGCCCACACGCTGATTGGGCAGGTGGCCGGCGCGCATCACCGCCTCGCCCTCGTCTGGGCCGACGGCGGCTACACCGGCAGCCTCGTCGAGCACTGCCTGGCCGCGTTCGCCATGGTCCTGACGATCGTCAAACGCAGCGACGACATGCGTGGCTTCGTGGTACTTCCCAAGCGGTGGATCGTCGAGCGGTTCTTCGCCCATCTGATGCGAACCCGCCGCCTGGTCCGCGACTTAGAGCGCCTCACCACCAGCGCCGAGGCGATGGTCTACTGGTCAATGATCCTGCTCATGACCCGCCGCCTGGCAAGGCCACGCCCGGCCCGAGCGTGA
- a CDS encoding NF041680 family putative transposase: MSVLASASERNALEELSRFRTAFYGCLSARADAFFELSDVLLCADGPTRTPVELSLLAEHQRGYGSLYGALNHGRLDTNVLRDLLVSLPLPRFDGRIVLTVDVSPWLRSDAACSPERLFCLVHGRNGRSSDHVVPGWPYSFVAALTPDRTSWTQVLDAVRLGPADDAAAVTADQLRAVVERLVAAGQWQCGDRNILVVMDAGYDVMRLAWVLRDLPVELVGRLRSDRVLRLPKPPRVYDPRGGRPPKHGPEFRLAKPETWPEPAAVTMNDTPRYGTAEARAWDRVHPRLTHRSAWIDLDGELPLVEGTLIRLKVDHLPGDRDAPPIWLWSSATGASPADVDFVWSCYLRRFDLEHTFRLFKQSLGWTRPRLRDPQAADRWTWLVIAAHTQLRLALPLAADRRKPWEKTTRTGTALTPTRVRRGFRNIRPHLGSPARAPKPTRPGPGRPPGSRNRHSATRYDVGKTVKRPETLVALRDSRC, encoded by the coding sequence ATGAGTGTGCTGGCATCGGCCAGCGAGCGGAACGCGCTTGAGGAACTGTCACGCTTTCGGACGGCCTTCTACGGGTGCTTGTCCGCGCGAGCGGATGCGTTCTTCGAGCTCTCCGACGTGCTGCTGTGCGCAGACGGGCCGACGCGGACGCCGGTCGAGCTGTCCCTGCTCGCCGAGCACCAGCGCGGCTACGGCTCGTTGTACGGCGCTCTGAACCATGGTCGGCTCGACACGAACGTCCTGCGTGACCTGCTGGTTTCCTTGCCGCTTCCGCGGTTCGACGGGCGGATCGTGCTCACCGTGGACGTCTCGCCGTGGCTGCGCTCGGACGCCGCCTGCTCGCCGGAGCGGTTGTTCTGCCTGGTCCACGGCCGCAACGGCCGCTCATCGGACCACGTGGTGCCGGGCTGGCCGTACTCGTTCGTCGCCGCGCTCACCCCGGACCGCACGTCGTGGACGCAGGTCCTGGACGCGGTCCGGTTGGGGCCCGCCGACGACGCCGCGGCCGTCACCGCCGACCAGCTGCGGGCCGTGGTCGAGCGCCTGGTCGCGGCCGGTCAGTGGCAGTGCGGCGACCGGAACATCCTGGTCGTGATGGACGCGGGCTATGACGTGATGCGCCTGGCCTGGGTGCTGCGCGACCTTCCCGTCGAGCTGGTCGGGCGCCTGCGTTCGGATCGCGTCCTGCGGCTGCCGAAGCCGCCGCGCGTCTATGACCCAAGGGGCGGCCGGCCACCCAAGCACGGACCGGAGTTCCGCCTGGCGAAGCCGGAGACCTGGCCGGAGCCGGCGGCGGTGACCATGAACGACACGCCCCGCTACGGCACGGCCGAGGCCCGTGCCTGGGACCGGGTCCACCCCCGGCTCACCCACCGCTCGGCCTGGATCGACCTGGACGGCGAACTCCCCCTGGTCGAAGGCACGTTGATCCGGCTCAAGGTCGACCACCTGCCCGGCGACCGGGACGCGCCACCCATCTGGCTGTGGTCCTCCGCGACCGGTGCCAGCCCGGCCGACGTCGACTTCGTCTGGTCCTGCTACCTGCGCAGATTCGACCTGGAGCACACATTCCGCCTGTTCAAGCAGTCCCTGGGCTGGACCCGCCCCCGGCTGCGCGACCCGCAGGCGGCGGACCGGTGGACCTGGCTCGTCATCGCAGCCCACACTCAGCTCCGCCTCGCGCTCCCGCTGGCAGCCGACCGACGCAAGCCCTGGGAGAAGACCACCCGCACCGGCACCGCGCTCACCCCGACCCGCGTCCGGCGCGGGTTCAGGAACATCCGCCCTCACCTGGGCAGTCCGGCCCGTGCACCCAAACCCACCCGGCCGGGGCCAGGACGACCACCCGGCTCCAGGAACCGGCACTCCGCCACCCGCTACGACGTGGGCAAGACCGTCAAACGACCCGAAACACTCGTCGCTCTGCGTGACAGCCGATGTTAA
- a CDS encoding DUF6308 family protein yields the protein MIELKIPEIYWDDDTAVSLLVEYFTRRRSSGDLFYSGAHFERLGGGGDAEHVADRFDSNDLVAITTLSVSLEPHGAMNLLTDPDGHWMRLLSLIPRDARLENPGSDAFMEEGGPAWELWERLAGSKQYLSKPDGSGPVVAGKLLARKRPHLIPIYDIRIKQLFERPKADHSFWAALAAALRADNGAFRDQLVCLRSKASIGEDIGVLRVFDVIAWMHQGRQDQVATS from the coding sequence GTGATCGAACTGAAGATCCCGGAGATCTACTGGGACGACGACACGGCCGTGAGCCTGCTCGTCGAGTACTTCACCCGACGACGCTCAAGCGGTGACCTGTTCTATTCCGGCGCGCACTTCGAGCGCCTGGGCGGGGGCGGGGACGCCGAGCACGTCGCGGACCGCTTCGACAGCAACGACCTGGTGGCCATCACCACGCTCAGTGTCTCCCTCGAGCCGCACGGGGCGATGAACTTGCTGACCGACCCCGACGGGCACTGGATGCGCTTGCTGTCGCTCATCCCTCGTGACGCACGTTTGGAGAATCCTGGAAGCGATGCCTTCATGGAGGAGGGCGGACCCGCGTGGGAGTTGTGGGAACGCCTGGCCGGCAGCAAGCAGTACCTCAGCAAGCCCGACGGCAGCGGCCCGGTTGTCGCAGGCAAGTTGCTGGCCCGTAAGCGTCCTCACCTCATTCCCATCTACGACATCCGCATCAAGCAGCTGTTCGAGCGACCGAAGGCGGACCACTCCTTCTGGGCCGCGCTGGCTGCGGCCCTGCGGGCGGACAACGGCGCCTTTCGCGATCAGTTGGTCTGTCTCCGCAGCAAGGCGAGTATCGGTGAGGACATCGGTGTCCTGCGTGTGTTCGACGTCATCGCCTGGATGCATCAAGGCCGGCAGGATCAGGTCGCGACGAGCTGA
- a CDS encoding choice-of-anchor P family protein, with the protein MGKRLFALFGCVILAVTAVVGLSATGHADHDGWPPNPPPSASSEFSWHWNGDDAEPLCKIEGSISEEVIDEKVVVTGSFLGCDGEREEDVEGLNVSGFHRDGERAEFYGKTCWDPCSWSVEIPYRGAGRYYGIVTFDDNGYLANHGVDPHVSLSAYVTNTGSKPTPTPTQTPLPVPTPTPTPTPTPEKIATTTAYTGRIRVVNGKDFPVVAALRDVDGSPVSGRTLNFALGSGNTRQTCTGTTDSQGAARCVINSVDQPVSPKAALTVAFSGDGRYKPSNTSQQLQLQTPTTLEYRGPTHLANGEPVKLAAKLTDFRTRPIAGKSVRMNVGSGSAQQSCVGVTNTQGTARCNISSADQPLTDSATVPAQARFSGDDTYLASEDAATLKLQYFTGRAYGASANVTLPLLLGIDLPAQPDTSAVRTAHSGTTAPGCTATLSTPLLTSESLCPKVTTTLNPGVITSSSTVESVRVGLPGSPVIEISGLTATATSRCGSTSGSTTMKLVIGGKTVSVPTAPNSTIGLPGGGQLVINEQHDAEDADYGIEVTGARLTGMANLADIVLASTSSAAHNCPSR; encoded by the coding sequence ATGGGGAAGCGTCTTTTCGCACTGTTCGGATGTGTGATCCTTGCGGTGACGGCCGTAGTGGGGCTGAGCGCGACCGGCCACGCCGACCATGACGGTTGGCCGCCCAATCCGCCACCGTCGGCTTCCAGTGAGTTTTCCTGGCACTGGAACGGCGATGACGCAGAGCCTTTGTGCAAGATCGAGGGAAGCATCAGCGAAGAGGTGATCGACGAGAAAGTCGTCGTGACGGGATCTTTTCTCGGCTGTGATGGAGAACGCGAAGAGGACGTCGAGGGCCTCAACGTCAGCGGGTTCCATCGCGATGGAGAGCGCGCCGAGTTCTACGGGAAAACGTGCTGGGATCCTTGTAGTTGGTCGGTGGAGATTCCCTATCGAGGAGCCGGCCGGTACTACGGAATCGTCACGTTCGACGACAACGGCTACCTCGCCAATCACGGGGTGGATCCGCACGTAAGCCTGTCGGCGTACGTGACAAACACTGGCTCGAAACCCACGCCGACGCCGACGCAGACCCCCCTGCCGGTGCCGACGCCGACGCCCACGCCGACGCCGACGCCGGAGAAGATTGCGACGACTACTGCGTACACCGGGCGAATACGGGTTGTTAACGGTAAGGACTTCCCTGTGGTCGCCGCGCTCAGAGATGTTGATGGCAGCCCGGTCTCAGGTCGGACGTTGAACTTCGCTCTGGGAAGCGGAAACACACGGCAGACGTGTACCGGAACCACCGACAGCCAAGGGGCTGCCCGGTGCGTGATCAACTCAGTTGACCAGCCCGTCTCGCCCAAGGCTGCCCTGACCGTCGCCTTCTCTGGGGATGGGCGGTACAAGCCCTCGAATACATCGCAGCAGCTACAACTACAAACCCCGACGACTCTGGAGTACCGCGGCCCGACGCATCTCGCCAACGGCGAACCCGTCAAGCTGGCGGCCAAACTGACCGATTTCCGTACCCGCCCCATTGCCGGGAAATCGGTACGCATGAACGTCGGCAGCGGCTCGGCCCAGCAGTCGTGCGTCGGCGTCACGAACACGCAAGGAACGGCGCGGTGCAACATCTCCTCAGCTGACCAGCCCTTGACGGACTCGGCCACCGTCCCTGCTCAGGCACGCTTCAGCGGCGACGACACCTACCTGGCGTCCGAGGACGCGGCCACACTGAAGTTGCAGTACTTCACCGGCCGGGCCTACGGGGCCTCCGCCAACGTCACGCTCCCGCTGCTGCTCGGGATTGACCTGCCAGCACAGCCCGACACCTCCGCAGTGCGGACGGCGCACTCGGGCACAACAGCACCCGGCTGCACGGCAACCCTGTCGACACCGTTGCTCACGTCCGAGTCGCTGTGTCCGAAAGTGACGACCACCCTCAATCCCGGTGTCATCACCTCCAGCAGCACCGTGGAATCCGTACGGGTCGGCTTGCCAGGGAGTCCCGTGATCGAGATTTCCGGGCTCACCGCGACGGCCACCAGCCGATGTGGCTCCACCAGCGGCAGCACCACTATGAAGCTCGTGATCGGCGGTAAGACTGTTTCCGTACCAACGGCGCCGAACAGCACCATCGGCCTACCTGGCGGCGGTCAACTCGTCATCAACGAACAACACGACGCCGAAGACGCCGACTACGGCATCGAGGTCACCGGGGCACGCCTGACCGGCATGGCGAACCTCGCAGACATCGTCCTGGCCTCAACCAGCAGCGCCGCGCACAACTGCCCATCCCGCTAG
- the ltrA gene encoding group II intron reverse transcriptase/maturase, whose translation MARQDSESHRSSRANGPEDVRLDWHSIDWAACEDHVRRLRRRIFKATQEGDLKKVRSLQKLMLRSHSNTLISVKRVTQQSAGRKTAGIDGETALTPKERGRLAVQVQRFEHPWKARPVKRVFIPKANGKKRPLGIPVIIDRVLQARVKNALEPEWEARFEPRSYGFRPGRGCHDAIEAIYNTLGSKGASRLWVLDADLAAAFDRINHARLLEALGLFPGRTMIRAWLRAGVVEEGRLMRTDEGTPQGGVISPLLLNVALHGMEAAAGSRYRYAGPGNRGTYTARDAPVLVRYADDFVAMCHSEEEAHRVKAELAKWLEPRGLRFNEEKTRVVHVTQGFDFLGFGVCRFGSKLLIRPSKDAVERVRERLKAEVKALYGANAGGVLRKLTPIIRGWAAYYRTVVSSRVFADLDNYMWVLTYKWAKRAHPLKSRDWIVKRYFGRFDKTRRDRWVFGDRISGAHLVKFSWTKIFRHTLIKGAASLDDPSLIEYWENRRRRKAPPPMDKTSLSLAYRQRGLCPLCRQALIAGAEYEPDNPREWIDWFAASKKMLNKHHFEYRRDGGSDERKNLRLVHADCHRQLHAADGRRSRKQSTVTPLGLA comes from the coding sequence ATGGCTCGGCAGGACAGTGAGTCTCACCGTTCTTCCCGTGCGAACGGACCGGAGGACGTGCGACTTGACTGGCACAGCATTGACTGGGCCGCGTGCGAGGACCATGTACGGCGACTGAGACGAAGAATCTTCAAGGCGACTCAGGAAGGCGACCTGAAGAAGGTTCGCAGCCTGCAAAAACTCATGTTGCGAAGCCACTCCAACACGCTGATCAGCGTCAAGAGGGTGACGCAGCAGAGCGCGGGACGCAAGACCGCGGGCATCGATGGGGAAACGGCGCTCACACCGAAGGAGCGGGGCCGCCTCGCGGTCCAAGTTCAACGGTTTGAGCATCCCTGGAAGGCTCGTCCGGTCAAGCGAGTGTTCATCCCGAAGGCCAACGGAAAGAAACGGCCTCTCGGAATCCCTGTGATCATCGACCGCGTACTTCAAGCCCGGGTGAAGAACGCATTAGAACCCGAGTGGGAAGCGCGTTTTGAGCCGAGGTCATACGGATTCCGTCCTGGTCGGGGTTGCCATGATGCGATCGAGGCCATCTACAACACGTTGGGGTCCAAAGGGGCCTCACGTTTGTGGGTGCTCGACGCAGACCTCGCGGCAGCCTTCGACCGGATCAACCACGCTCGGCTTCTGGAAGCCCTGGGCCTGTTCCCTGGTCGGACCATGATCAGGGCATGGCTGCGGGCTGGCGTGGTTGAAGAAGGCCGCTTGATGCGGACGGACGAAGGCACCCCTCAAGGAGGAGTGATCAGTCCGCTGCTGTTGAACGTTGCCTTGCATGGGATGGAGGCAGCGGCAGGGAGCCGTTATCGGTATGCCGGTCCGGGCAACAGAGGTACATATACGGCCCGGGATGCCCCTGTCCTCGTGCGGTACGCGGACGACTTTGTGGCCATGTGCCACAGTGAGGAAGAAGCGCACCGCGTTAAGGCCGAGCTGGCCAAGTGGCTGGAGCCGAGAGGGCTGAGATTCAATGAGGAGAAGACCCGCGTAGTCCATGTGACGCAAGGGTTTGACTTCCTCGGATTTGGGGTCTGCCGTTTCGGCAGCAAGTTGCTTATCAGGCCCAGTAAGGACGCTGTCGAGAGAGTCCGGGAGAGACTCAAGGCGGAGGTGAAGGCGCTCTACGGCGCCAACGCCGGAGGTGTCTTGAGAAAGCTCACGCCCATCATTCGGGGCTGGGCCGCCTATTACCGGACGGTGGTGTCGTCCAGAGTCTTCGCTGATCTGGATAACTACATGTGGGTGCTCACTTACAAGTGGGCCAAGCGTGCTCACCCGCTGAAGTCGAGGGACTGGATCGTCAAACGGTACTTCGGCCGGTTCGACAAGACCAGGCGAGACCGATGGGTATTCGGCGATCGCATCAGCGGCGCCCACCTCGTCAAGTTCTCCTGGACTAAAATCTTTCGGCACACCCTGATCAAGGGCGCGGCATCATTGGATGACCCGTCCCTGATCGAATACTGGGAGAACCGCCGCCGACGAAAGGCGCCTCCGCCTATGGACAAGACGAGTCTGTCCCTGGCATACCGGCAACGGGGGCTCTGCCCTCTGTGCCGTCAGGCGTTGATCGCCGGAGCCGAGTACGAGCCGGACAACCCACGTGAGTGGATTGACTGGTTCGCGGCCTCGAAGAAGATGCTGAATAAGCATCACTTCGAATACCGGCGTGACGGCGGGTCGGACGAGAGAAAGAACCTGCGTCTCGTTCACGCCGACTGTCATCGTCAGCTTCATGCTGCGGATGGCAGACGGTCCCGAAAGCAGAGCACTGTGACGCCCTTGGGGCTTGCTTGA